The following are from one region of the Baumannia cicadellinicola str. Hc (Homalodisca coagulata) genome:
- the nuoL gene encoding NADH-quinone oxidoreductase subunit L: protein MNLISFIILLPLLGFLLLAFSQGRWSNNVNTIIGVGSVGLAAILTARFLILNHYYANTVIFYQYLWTWISVDAFRVVFALSIDGLSLTMLSIITGVGFLIHLYASWYMEGEEGYSRFFAYTNLFIANMVLLVLADNLLLMYFGWEGVGLCSYLLIGFYHTNKQNNNAAIKAFIITRIGDVLLALALFLLYAHFGTLNIHDLIFLAEKPTIANNSQVITWATLLILGGAAAKSAQLPLQTWLADAMVGPTPVSALIHAATMVTAGVYLIARTHSLFLLTPDILNLVGLVGAMTLVMACLSALVQTDLKKILAYSTMSQIGYMFLALGTQVWDGAIIHLMTHAFFKALLFLCSGIVILNYHREQNIFKIGGLRQSLPFIYISLLVGCLALSAMPLVTAGFFSKEKILCGALSHGNSRLMLVGLLGEFLTSMYTFRMFFVLCYGEKNIKASYLRKTSISYYVSLVTLLILSTFISTLIVPPLTKVLPISNLSYNAQYLLDLDIVSSTITIIGIVLAAILWLGKHRVVNLLSQNKLGRVIFLLLFHAWGFDWLYEQIFVKPYLAIAKILAFDPIDALMNIPAVLNRWLVLRLKLSFNSKLRWYVISMCLGALIVMIILVFSSLFI, encoded by the coding sequence ATGAACTTAATTAGTTTCATCATTTTATTACCCTTACTAGGGTTTTTGCTCCTTGCTTTTTCTCAGGGACGTTGGTCAAATAACGTTAATACGATTATTGGCGTAGGTAGCGTAGGTTTAGCAGCCATTTTAACTGCTAGGTTTTTAATATTAAATCATTATTATGCAAATACAGTTATATTTTATCAGTACCTCTGGACATGGATATCGGTAGATGCTTTCCGTGTTGTATTCGCCTTAAGTATAGATGGACTATCCCTCACTATGCTATCAATCATTACAGGAGTAGGATTTTTAATACATCTATACGCTTCTTGGTATATGGAAGGTGAAGAAGGTTATTCACGTTTTTTTGCTTATACTAACTTATTTATTGCGAATATGGTACTTTTAGTACTAGCAGACAATTTACTACTTATGTACTTTGGATGGGAAGGAGTAGGATTATGTAGCTATCTCCTAATAGGTTTCTATCATACTAACAAGCAAAATAATAACGCAGCAATTAAAGCTTTTATTATTACTCGTATTGGTGATGTATTACTAGCTTTGGCACTTTTTTTACTTTATGCCCATTTTGGCACATTGAATATCCATGACCTTATATTTTTGGCCGAAAAACCAACAATTGCTAATAACTCCCAAGTTATTACTTGGGCTACTCTCCTTATTTTAGGCGGAGCAGCAGCAAAATCAGCACAGTTACCACTACAAACTTGGTTAGCAGATGCTATGGTTGGTCCAACACCGGTATCAGCTCTAATTCATGCAGCAACCATGGTTACTGCAGGTGTTTACCTAATAGCACGAACCCATAGTTTATTTTTATTAACACCTGATATACTCAATCTAGTAGGTTTAGTTGGTGCTATGACACTAGTCATGGCATGTTTATCGGCTCTTGTACAGACAGATCTAAAAAAAATTTTAGCCTATTCTACCATGAGTCAAATAGGTTATATGTTTCTTGCTCTAGGTACACAAGTCTGGGATGGAGCCATTATCCACCTTATGACTCATGCTTTTTTTAAAGCACTGTTATTTTTATGTTCTGGTATAGTAATACTAAATTACCATAGGGAGCAAAATATTTTTAAAATAGGCGGTTTACGTCAATCACTTCCGTTTATTTATATTAGCTTACTCGTAGGTTGTTTAGCGTTATCGGCAATGCCTTTAGTAACCGCTGGTTTTTTTTCTAAAGAGAAGATATTATGTGGTGCATTATCTCATGGTAATAGTAGACTAATGTTGGTAGGTTTATTAGGAGAATTTTTAACTTCTATGTATACCTTCCGTATGTTTTTTGTTTTATGTTATGGTGAAAAAAACATTAAAGCTTCTTACTTACGTAAGACTAGTATAAGTTATTATGTATCTTTAGTAACATTACTTATATTATCTACTTTTATTAGTACTTTGATTGTACCACCATTAACAAAAGTATTACCTATAAGCAATTTAAGTTATAACGCGCAGTATCTACTAGATTTAGATATAGTTTCTAGTACTATAACAATTATTGGTATTGTTCTTGCTGCGATATTATGGTTAGGTAAACATAGAGTAGTTAACTTATTATCACAGAATAAGTTAGGACGTGTTATTTTTTTGTTGTTATTTCATGCTTGGGGTTTTGACTGGCTATATGAACAGATATTTGTTAAGCCTTATTTAGCTATAGCTAAAATTCTTGCTTTTGATCCAATTGATGCTCTAATGAATATTCCAGCAGTACTAAATAGATGGTTAGTACTAAGATTAAAGT